The DNA segment CAGTTTAATATCGAAATCAAGTTTACGGAATGGAGAGATAAGGTCGCTAATTATCCCACCGTCAACGGAACGAATATCTTTAGCCCTCTTTGGGGCGGAGTGGATGACGTGGTCGATCTTTTTAAGGATTATCTTTCTAGAAGTTCCGGATGGTCCATCATCGCCAGTTTGGATTTTTTGCTCGATCTTCTTTTGGATCTCTCTCCGACGAACGCGGATATCACACAGTTGTTGAACCTTGCTTCTTCTTTGTTTTACAACTCGGATAATACCAGATCGTATACGATCACAAATATTCTGACCCGAAGCCTTCCTCCCGTAATGGATGCGATGGCTCCGTATGGAAAACCGCTTTATGGAACGGGTTATTATCTCGCTACAAAGGACGGCGGTTTTTTTAATTATTTGGAAGGAAGAATGTTTATGAATCCTTCGTTTACCGTTAAGGATTTGTTTGCGGATATGAAGAATTTTTTAAGATCGGATATCATCCAGAATCAAGAGGATTCGAATCGTTCGTTTTTGTATTCCACCGGAACCTTGATTCAGCAGATGGCGGATATCTATCAGACGGGTAGAAAATTTTCACCCCCAGGTTTTTATATGTATGACAATTGGAACAGCGATCAATCGAGTTCGACGCTTTGGGACGATATGAATTTTTTATTTTCGGTGCAATAAAAAGAAAGAGAGAACGGGGAATAGACGATGAGACAAAAACAATATACTATCTTTGCGGGAATTCTCATACTTTTGGTATGGGTCGGTGCCGGTTGCTCCTCCGATAAAAAAGCAGAAAGTGGCGGTTCTCCGCTCAATGGAATTTTTTCACTTTTCGAAACCACGACCGAACCCAGTGTTTCGACTAACGTGGTTCCTCCTTACACGGAAACGGATACTCCTGTGAGTCTTCCCGGTGATTTTGGCCAAGAGTCTCCCGAGGCGATTCTTTATATCGCTTCCACATCGGATGTGGACCGGTATAAAAGCATCGAAATCAGATTCTCGCATCCTATGAACAAATCAAGTGTGGAAGCGGATCTGTCTTTGACTCCGGCAGTAGGAGTTCTACCCGGACCCGGCAAGGGCGGCTCCTTTTATTGGGCTTCTAGTTCTCGTTTGGTTTTTGATCCCTACCGCGAATTCAAAACCAACGAACAATACACTCTTTCTTTGACAAACGCTTCCAAAACCATCGAAGGACAGGATTTAACGAATTATTCGCAAAATTTTACGACGGAACCGAGCTATCTGATGACGAGTAAGATCAATACCGCGACCACTCTCGGCGGTGTGAACGATATTACTTTTAATAAGGCGACAACTCCGACTTTGACCCTGACGTCCACATTTACAAATCCTTTGACCGGACCCAATTCGATCCAATCGATCACCCTCAAACATATGGGGGATCAGAACACGTCCGGCGTGAGTATTTGCGCTGCGCCTCCTTGCGCAATGAATACGACGTTGACTACGAATCTTACTGCTTCCACAATTCCTCCCTTTATCGGCGGGAACGTATATTATTACGAGATCGTGGTCGCTTCCGGGAAGACTTTCAAACGATTTGCAACATTCAATTATGGGAATGTGAATACGGCACCGGCGAACATGATTGCAAACGGCGGTTCCATCATTTTGGATCAAGCGCAGGCAATGCCCTTCTTATCCAAGGTCCTCGAGCGTTTTACGGCCGGAAATTTTAAGGTTAGCAATCAGACATTCAACCAGTTTGCGGATACCCCGAAAACCGGGACCAGAAGGTCCAGTCATTGTATCGACTATAACGGAATCGATGGATTTCCCATGCCTCAATATATCCGAAACTACGGAGACTCGGCGTCCGGATTCGGGGACGGTTACTGCGGTGCCGCAGGGGATAACCCGGGAGGATTTACGGAACGAGGATGTGCGGAAGTTTGGCCGCTTACCGATTGCACCGATTTTGATATCGATGTTTATATTACCGGAATCAACGTTTACACGAATGTCGCCGGTTTTCCCTCATTGAAGAACATCGGTGTGAACATGGTGGCAAACACCACGGGCGAGCTGGGTTTTGATTTTAAAGGAAAGGTCCTCGCCGTCGATATGGTGATGGTTGCGAGGAGTCGAGGTTCTTTGTTTCTTGTGATCGGATCCGGAAATCGTTTTATTTTTTCAACGACCGCGTATTTGAATTATAACGATTCTCCACCTTCGGATCGTTCAACAACCGGAAAGGCGAGCCTAACAATCGATACAAACGGAGACGCTTCGCTTAACATTTTTACTCCGATTACAACTTTAACCAATTTTAACACAACGGCTTGGTCCAGCAATCTTACCATCAAAGATCGAACCGGGAGGGTGAACTCGGTTCTTTTGGAAGCGACCACGAGTGGAATTGCAGATTGGTTGTCTGGAACAACCGAAGACGCGGCCAACGGAATGGTTCCAACTCTGACTCCGTTGATCACCCGTTCGATGCTTCGGAATTTTATCGAAGACGTGGCTCCTTCCGTATTGAATTCCATCATCGGTTCTTTGAAAAATCCGGGAGTGGATATCAGACTTCCTTCTTATTTGCCTACGCCGCTTGCGAATTTTCCGCTTAACGTAAAGATCAAATTGTCTTCGGATTCCGAAGTAAGGGTAACCGGATCCAATAAAGGACTTGTCGGCTCGATCGATCTTGGAATTTCAGCGGCGAATCCGATCGCTTCTCCCAGAGCTCATCAGATCATGAACGGGTTTGTGGTCACCAAACCGACGGGAGCGATGAGCAATCTCTATCAGTTTTCCAGAAGCAACGCGAACCCCGGTCTTTTACTTTCGATGAGCGTAGATACAATCACACAGGCTGCGTATCATCTCTGGAAAAATCGTGCGTTGGATATATCGATCGATCAGAATTTTATCGATCAAATCGAACAGTATGCCGGATCGGATCCATTGTTTCAGTTGACCGAGTCTTTGATCAAGGTAGCGCCGATTATAAACATTCTCGCTCCGGGAAGGGAAAGTTTGGTGGGAATCGATCCGGTTACTGGTGCATTGGTTCCTGCGATCAACGGAACCGATGATATTGTAATTCAAGTCGACCCGATTCATGCTCCGACCGGAATTTTAAAACCGGTAGTCGGGACCGCAAAGCCGAAATTGGAAGTCAACTTTACGGATATTCAGTTATCGATTAAGGGAAAAAGACCGAACAACTCCACGTATCTGATCAGTACCGCGAGGGCGAGTTTGAAGGGAATTGCGGATTTTGATTTCGTAACTTTTTCCAATCCGACAAGTAATCCCGCGTATGCGAATTTGAACGCGCTCAAGATTGTGATTTCAAACGGTTCGACTCTTTCTTATACTCTGAATATATTAGAAGGGACGAATGCGAATCCGTTCGGATTGGATCCTAAGGGAATTCTTTCGGTTGTGGATCCTCTGGTCCCTTCTTTGATTGTTCCTTTGGTCAATAACGTTTTGAAGGAGATTCCGCTTCCCGCTTCGATTGCTCTTCCGGCTTTGACTCACCCGACCACCGGAAATGAGTGCGGGATCATCGCAAAAACCACACATTCGAATTTATATACTCTGCCAATTGTGGACACGGAAGCCTATCCGTATGTGTTTGGAGGACTCAAGTTTAATCCTTCCGGACCGGCCGCTATCGATCCGGGCACGTTGGTCACCTGTCCTCCTTGATGATTTGAGATAGAATTTTTCTCCGACAAAATATAAAATAGGCCGCATCGAGAGAGCGGCCTATTTTATTTTCAACCTCTTGAATGAGAAAGAAACAGGGTCACCGCTTGAAGGGGTAAAAAATGATATAAAGCGCTGATTGCGAATCGTATCCAAAATCTGCTAGTATACAATTGTAGTTTTATCATTATTGCGACAAAGGAATTGCAATCAAAATGGTCTGCGATCAATGCTTATGGTTTTGCTCCCGAAGAGGGCGCCAGGATTTATAGGTTCTGAAAAATAGGGCTCCTCGCATTTGTTTCTAAAATACATTCCAATTTTTTAAAATACTTTTGAAACAAATGCGAAGAAGAAATCGGGTTTATCTCCAATAGGAAAGAATCATCGCAACCGTCTGAAGAGCGATGAAGTAGTAACCCGCTCCGATGGCAAAAAATCTCCACGATCTTCCTTCAAAGGCCACGTTATTGAGCTGCATGGGAAGATAGAATCCTAACCAAGTATAAAATCCGGAAAAGAATCCATAGACATATGCGGGACTGTCTTCCCCCGCGTGCCAGGAGGACGCTCTCCACACGTTCGTCGAGTAAAACAGAACGTAAGCCGTTAGAAAAGATCCGATTACCATGAATCCCATGGATTTTAACATATCTTTCTGATCCGGTTTGAAGTCAGCGGGAATTCCCATTTCCTTCATCCATTGTTTTCCAAAGATAGGCCCATACCAAAGAAATCCGATGATAAAGTTTGCAACAACCGCAACGAGAACCGCCAAAAAGTTGATGTTTAATTCTGGACGCATATCATTCTCCTTTCTTATTTTTTTTGAACGATGTTTTTATAAGACAACCATAGTCGAATGTCAAGTGATTCTCAAGCGGAAGAGAGCAAACGGATCCAACTTCGTAATCAATTATAGAGATTTGATTTTTTTTCAGAGATCAATCAACGGAAATTTCTACAAAGAAGAAGTGTTGAAAGGTAACAAAAAGCCCGGGCGAACCCGGGCGAAAGGATCTGTTGTTTACCGAAGAAGAAGCTGTAATTATTACTTTCCGTAGGTTTCGTCTTTTTGAATGTCTTCAGGAGGCGTCCAGCCTTCCGGAGTATGACAGGAAAGACAGTTTTTAAGAGAAATATTCTTTTTCAGTCTTGCTTCAAAACCGGAAAGAGCTTTCATCTTTTTGATGATTCCTTCATACTCCACTTTTTTCATTTCGGAATCTTTAGGAGAGATGATCGTTCCCTTTCCTTTTTCCTGAAGAATTTCCTTTCCCTCGGAATCGGAAACCGCCACCTTACCTTCGCAGGTGCAAAACGACGAATCCTTTGTTTGGTGATCATACAAAACGGAGAACGAAGTGCCACGGACACCCGCAGTGGAAGTCGCAGTGGAAACGTCGAATTTTTTTCCTTTTAGGCCGACGACTTTAAACCATGCGAATCCCTGATTGACTTCCACTCGTCCATCCTTGGACTCTCCGTGCAGACTTACGAGTTTGATCTTACTATTTTGCTGAATTTTAAACTCGGAACCTTTGTATAAAACCGTTACTCTGGATCCGTTTCCGGTTGAAATAAAATCCCCTTCATCCACGAAATCGTTCGCTTTAAGAGGTTCCCAGGAAGTTTTACCTGCTTTTTGAACATGCGCTTTTCCTAATAAAAAGCCGACCTTTGCATCTCCAGTCTTGGATTCTTGACTCAGTAGTACGATGGAACTTCCCGTCATCGCAAGGGAAACCAAAATCGCAACTATCTTTACTCTGTGATTCATAATAATCTCCTAATTTAAAACTCAATTGTAGTTCTTAAAACTATTTGTCTGTCCAACGTGGAATACGAAACGATTCCGATATTCCCAGGTGTTGAAAACTGATTTACATACTCTTGCGCGGTTCTTTGATTTCCCGCCTGATCGATATAAACGTTTTGTCCTAAACCGTTCGAATCGTAGTTTTTATTTTCTATATAACCGAACGCCATTTTAAACTGAGGCATCGCCATCCATTCTAAGAAAACACTGACTCTTCGAAACGAGCTCTTGCTAGAATATCCGTTGCCTCCTGTTTCCGGTAATGTGCTTTGGATCGGCACCGGTACGGTTCCGTTCGAACTCGGAACCCCGAATCCCGGGACGAATTCTCTCTGGTATGTTTCCGTGGTTCCGACGATCCCGTTATTTCCGGTGCCTCGTTCGATTCTTCCCAAAAGACTGAAATTTTTAATTCCAACGGAAAACCAAGCATATGCGCTTTTTCCGAAACTATCCTTTCCGTAAACCAAAGGAGAGGAAAAAGGCTGGAAGCGATCGCGAATCTCTCCTCCGTTTTGTCTTTTGAAGAATGTACCGAGTCCCAAATTCCATTTGAGAGAACCGGTCCAGATAAAATTGAATTCGCCACCGGCGGTATCCGACTGAAGTGAACGAGTGTTTTTGGCAAAATTGGTATTCGGGTCTATGTCGTTCGGAAGACAGTTTGTCCTTCCTTCAAAACACTCGTTTCCCGCCGTGCCAAAGGCGTTTTCTCTTCTGTAAAAGATATGAAATCCCGCTTTTCCTTTTTCGCCAAACTTTGGTTCGACGGAAAATCTGGAGGATAGGTCCATTCCGGCCGAAGTGGTGTTTTGGGATTCCCGATAACCTTCCCCGTTACTGACCATCAATTGGGAGCTGACAATGGACCATTTGCCCGTCGCGCTCAGTCCTATGTCAGCGGCTTGAGGAGCAAAACCAAGCGATTCGAGCGGTCCTCGGTCGATGTATCTCCATCTCCAATAATTACTCCACTGAGTGTAGGTATGAGGAAGTTCCTGCATTCCGAAATTCACGGTATAAGCGCCGATCGAGGTTTCCCAGGTTTTTTTAACACTCGCTCTACGGATGCTCAGAATATAAGGATTTTGTTTTGTGCCGCCATCCACGCGTGTATCCGATGTTAGTTGATTTGTGCGGACTAATTCCCCCCAGAGTTCGGTTTGAAGTCCCGTTTCTTGGAATGTTTTTGAGATCATCAAAAGAGTCCAAGGAGTGGAAAAGCCGACTCTGTCGTTCGGGTTTGCGTAAAGCGTCGTTCCGGTATTTGTGTTTGTCAAACCGGAGGATTCGTCTCGGATCCTGGCTCCGTAAGACGGAGAAATTACTGCTCGAATGTCTAAGCCGTAATAAGCGTCCGGCTCATCTTTTTTAGATGTAATGACTTGTTCAGCCTGCATCGATTGCGCCAAAAATAAGAGTAAAAGCAGAATAAATACGATCTGGTTGGTTTTCATGATTCCCCTGAACCGTTACTAGGAAAGAAAAAGTCATTCCCGTCAATTTTTTCTGCGATTTCATCTCGCATCTTTCTTCTTAAAAAAAACAAACCAAGGCAATTCTTTTCCCAAAACAACGCGATTGAAAGACATGAACTGCATTTTTTAGGGAATTAAAGCGGTAAATCCTGAATGACGAGAATTAAATTGTGAGATCCAATTGCCAATCAAGCAGGTATAATAAAATCCATGAATTCCGGTCGTCGTATACGTTGGTTTAAACTATTTTTCTGGTTCTCCATCAACACAGTGATCGGGACGATGAACGCGCTTTTGATTGCGCATAATTCCGATTCTCCATTCTGGAAGGTGTTTCTCGCTACTCAGATTACAACTCATTCGGTTTGCGGGATCGTAGAGATGACGGTGGAATCCTTAAATTCTTCCGGACAAAAACACGGATTTTTAAAATCGGGATTCATTCTGATCCTTGCGTCTTGTTTTGCTGCCATCATCGGTGTGGCTGCGGGCGGAATTTTGCACGCGATCGCTTTGGCCGATGATTCTCCCGGTAGAGAACACGGCGGGTCCTACAATATTTTGCTCAGCTCTTTGATTCTTGCCTTGTTTATCTCCGTATTGGAGAAGTCGATGCAGATTCTGATTGAAAAAAAGAGGGAATCAGAAAGCGCACTGAAAGATCTGCACTATGCCGCGTTGCAGTCTCGGATGGATCCCCATTATTTATTCAACACTTTGAATACAATTCACGCATTGCTTGAAATCGATCCTGTGGGAGCGGATCGCGCTCTTTTGCTTTTATCGGATTCGTACCGTTTTTTGACCGAAAGACACTCGGAAAGATTGGTTTCATTTCGAGAAGAATGGGAATTTACCAGAAATTATTTGGAACTACAGAAAATTCGTTTCGCGGATTTTATGGAATTAAAGATGGAAAGCAAAGGGGATTTTTCGGGAATTTCGATTCCCCCTTTGTCGATTCAACCCTTGGTTGAAAATAGCTTTAAACATTCGGTGAGTTCGGGGGATTTGTTGAGAAAGATCCATGTGAGCGCCGAAATCAAAAACGGAAAAATTAGAATTTGTGTGGAAGACAACGGAGTCATTTCGATTTCTAGAAAACAGTATGCCGGATTGAACGGAACCGGATTTGGAGTGCAGGCGATTCGAAGTACATTGCGGAATATTCAAGCGAGATTGGATTACAATTTTAGAGACGCGATTTTGAAATTAGAAGAAGGGGAGTCCGGAGGAACCACCGTACTCTTAGAATACACAGCATGACGGATCCAAGCTATTCAGTACTTATCATAGAAGACGAGGTTCCCGCCAGAGAACTTTTAAGAAAATATCTGGAAGAATGGCCTTCCTTTAAAATCGAATCCGTCGCTAGTAACGGACGTCAAGCTCTGGAAATATTGGAAAAAAAGAATTTTGATCTGGTATTTTTAGACGTAAATCTGCCCGAAAAATCCGGGCTTCAAATCCTGGAGGAAAAAGGGAAACCGGCACCCGCACTCGTATTTACCACCGCTTATAGAGATCACGCGTTACGCGCCTTTGAAGTGGGGGCTTTGGATTATCTTTTAAAACCGTATTCCCGAGAAAGATTTCGCGAAACCATGGCAAGAGTGGAGGAATTTTTATCGGTTCGTAAAAGAGGAAAACGAAGCGATTCGTTTCTCTTTTTTAGGGAGTCCGGAATTCTGCATCGACTTGCCTTATCCAAACTTTTGTATCTGACCGCAAACGGAAAAAAATGCGTTCTTCACAGTACGGAAAAAGATCACGAAACCCCGAAACTTTTGGGGGATATGGAAACGGAATTGCCGGGAGATCGTTTTGTCCGAATTCATAAAAAGTATATTCTCAATTTAGAATATATCTCGGGAATGAAGTCCAACGCCGGCGGGGGATACGAAGTGTTTCTAAACGACGAAGACGAAACAATTCTTCCTGTCGGAAGAGAATACGTATCCAATTTAAAGGAAAAATTTAGAGAAAACGCTCAGTGATTTTTTAATTTTTGAACCAGTGTTTTTTTCGGAACCAATAGATCATTCCCGGAGGAATGGCGCAGGCGATCAGGACCGTGAAAAACAAAAAGGGAAGACTGTCATACGGGATCGCTGTAAAGTTCATTCCAAAAAATCCGGTTAAAAACGTAAGTGGCATAAAGATCAAACTGATTAGGGTCAGTCGTTTTACCACGTCGTTTGTTCTTTGAGAGATGACCGAAAAATACGCATCCATCGTGTTTCCTAAAAGATCCCGATCCATATCGATGGTTTCATAAAGCCGATTGAGGTGATCGTAAACATCCCTGAAGTAAATTTGAATTTTGGGACTTAAAAAATTTGTCTCTCTGCGGATGAGACTATTTACGATTTCCCTTTGCGGAGAAAGAACCCTTCTCATTCGGGTGAGATTTCGTTTGAGATAAAGAATTCCCGCAATCGTTTGCTGGCTATCCTGGTTTACCAAAATTTGAGTTTCCGTTTTTACGATCTCTTCGCTCATCGTGTCCAAGATCGGAAAGTTGGAATCCACCGTCTGATCGAATAAGTGATAGAGAATTTGATCGGTTCCTCTTGAAAGCGGATTTCCTTGTGTCATACAACGTGCTCTGAGTTGTTCGATCAGGGGTTCTTCCTTTTGATGGACGGTTACTACGAACTTTTCATTGTAAAAAATGTGAATCTCGTTGCTTCTGAGAATCTTTTTTTCGCCGTCGTATTGAAATCGATGAAGGACGATAAATATGTAAGATCCATATTCGTCTAGTTTTGGTCTTTGATTTTTATTGATACAGTCTTCGATCGCAAGAGGGTGAAAATTACATTCTCGCGCGAGGAAATCCAGATCCGAACCCTCGGTGGAATCCAGATCGATCCAAACAAGTCCTTTGGTGCAAAGCCATTCCAGCTCCGGAAGACCGGGAGGTTTTTCCCCCGCTTCGAGCAGGACTTGACAAGGGGATGCCACATACTTTTCCTGACTCCCTTCCGGGAAAAATTCCGTAAATAAGATTCGTTTCACTGGATGATTCTCGGACTGAGGCTATTCCTGAAACTCGGTCTGGCAAGGAAATTATCTTACGAAAGGTTGGTATGTTTTTTAAGTTTGACCGATCGCTGATAGGATTTGTTGAGTTCTGTCAATCATAGGCCCATTCTGCAAGTCCTTGATCGTCCAACCAATTGTGATATGCGTCCAATATCTTTCTTTCTTCGAGATAGTATTCCTGAAGAGCACATCTTGTTATGAGTAAGTCGATCATTTCCGAATCGCTTCGTATCTTTCCGTCGGGTGCGGTTTTATCAAATAAGCGCATGCTCATCTTGAGTGATTCGAGCTTATATCTAGTCATTTACCAAAACCTTAATGACTCACCTTTCGTTTGGAGAATTGATTCATTTTTTTGTCCTTGGCATTTTGATCGTTTTGCGAAATGATCCAATGCAATCAGTTATTTTGTTTGATTGAGAATACAAGGCATCCGACCAGTCACGACTTTTCCGTTAGTTTTAGGTTGCATTATTCTTACTTTAGAAAATTAGTAATCTTGGTCTGAAAATGCGTTCTTTGAATAAGAATATTGAATATACATATATGTATAATTGCAATAAAAAAATATACGTGTATAAATAAATATGGATTTTCATGATAGCCTAATTGATCTTATGAAGAGTCGAAACTGGACTCAGGAACAACTTGCATCGGCCGGTGGTGTCAAGCAGGCTACGATCAGTCGCTATTTAAGCCGTGGAGTTACGCCTTCTTTTCAATTTATCTTTAATCTATATAAAAATGAAAAAGTAGATCCTTTGGTATTTTTCAGAGATTTCAATGATAGCGAACTCACGTTAGAGAATTTAGAATCGCAAAATGAAAAACAAAGACTAACGGAAAATATCACTGAATTTCTTAGAAAGCTAAGAAGAAGGCCGAAGGTTTTCGACCTCACGAATGAGTTATTCGAATTAGGGGAGAACGATCTTACTGTAATTGAAGTTATGGTAAAGAGGTTGAAGGATAAGAAGTAGGAAGGTCTTACGTGGCCATTCGGTCATAGATCTCGTCTAGGGTTAAATCTGAGTTAATTTGAAGTTCGGTAAAATCTCCGATTATATTTTTGATCACACGCTTTCTGTATTGTTTCCGTGCCTCGCTATAGGCGAGGGCATCCACAATTTTCAAAATCATAACGTTGGTTTGTATGAGAAATGAATTGTTATCATTTATAATCGCGCTTTCCGGGATTTCAAAAAGATTGATACGAATGATACCAATTGACCAGATCGCTGTCGCCAATGTGCATCCGATCGGTGCGATAAAATTGTATTCCGGAAGTCCGAACAGTCTTAATAAAAATGTAAAAATCCCTATAAATCCAAGCCAAACAAAAATTCCAATTGCGATATAAACAAGTCTTACCCTGTCCATTCCGCGTTTTAATTTAAAGCCAATGATTAATACCAAAAGAGAGTAAATTAAACTTAAGACTCCCCCAATCACAAAATAATCATACAGTTTTCCGGCAATAAAATGGAGTTTCGAATCTTGAATCCAGGCGTGTGATATATATACTTCCGAGAAACAAAGTGCGTAGATCGGGACTATATAAAATGTTATGACTAAGATATTTATAATCATTGGAAGTTTTTTATCAAAGACATATGAATATATAAATCGAATTAAAAGAAGAGGGCTGATGATCATCGGTATCGTCATGGCTCTGGTCCACAACAAGGTTGAAGTATTTTTTAAAAACGGTATTGCAAATAGAAAGTCCCAAACTCCAAAAATGATACAAAGAAGACCAAAATCAAAAAATTCCCTCCGTTTGCTAACAACGGTCAATACATAAAATCCAATTCCAATGTTGCAAAGGGAGGCGATGAATAAGACTAAAGTTGTTTCCAAAGATAATGCCTTGGAAACATTGGGTCATTTATGACTTTTTTTTGCAATGATTTTAGCGACATCTGACACCTGGATTCCCCATATTGTCGGAGTCATGCTTCCATGATCTACTTTTCCATAGCTTGGGAAATAAATTTTATATGGATGAAGTTCGGAGTGAACCGCGCCAATTCGGTTGTATAATTTTCCCATTGCCGGTCGTTCTATGTCGTATAATCCGTAGGTTGAAGAAAAACCTTGTTCCAAAAGAAAATCCGTGCTGTAAGAAAGGACTTTGCTTCCGGCGGCCATCGATGAAGCGGCAAAGGAGTTCATTTCTGCTATATTTCCATTTTCTAATATAGTTTTTTCGTTTGTGTCGTTTCTCAAAGAATATTCGATTGGAAGCCCGAATGGTCCTCGTGTCAAGACCCGAGATGTTGCGACGATTTCCTCAGAATGATTTACCGCTATAAAATACCGACTGTATCCATTCAGATCGAATTGTCGATCGAACTCAGGATCATATCCAACATATCCTAATTTAGAATACTGGAGTTGGACGAATTCGCGAGCTCGCTCAATCAGATCGGGGTTTGATTCGTAGTTACAGCTTAGAAAGCTTAAATCGTTTCGAATTTCGATGTTTTCAATGAGAGAAAGGGATGGTAGTGTTGTTTGATGTGACATAATAAAGAGTATGTCGCTTTAAAATCAAATTTCAAGTGATTCAATGAGCCGCTTAAAAAAATATTCATGGTGTCTTCGCAACTTAAGTAAACAGTCATTCGTTTTATTATAAAAATAAATTCTTTGGACGGGTATCTAATGTTTAGCGGTTTTGGGTTTTGTACAAATAAATTCAACGGATCCAATTATGATATGTTATTTTACTGGAAATCAACGAAGATCAAGAGCTTATAAAAATTGATTCGAGTTCGATTTTTAAGATTTTATTTATATTCTTTTTTGGATGTGGTCTATAAAATCATAGTCGCGAAAGTGATATCGAGAATTTTGATGAATGGTTTTTAATTGGGATGACGTTGAATACTTTTATGCGTATCGATCATTACAAGATGTCTACGATAGGTAATTTTGATAATCTTGTTTCACGATCTTTATACTAACAACAACGGGTTGTTTTATAAATTTCTTACGAAAGGTTGGTATGTTTTTTAAGTTTGACCGATCGCTGATAGGATTTGTTGAGTTCTCTCAATCATAGACCCATTCTACAAGTCCTTGATCGTCCAACCAATTGTGATATGCGTCCAATAACTTTCTTTCTTCGGGATAGTATTCCTGAAGGACGCATCTTGTTATGAGTAAGTCGATCATTTCCGAATCGCTTCGTATCTTTCCGTCGGGTGCGGTTTTATCAAATAAGCGCATGCTCATCTTGAGTGATTCGAGCTTATATCTAGCAGTTTTATAAAACATAATATACTAAAGCTTTTGTGTGATAGAACGGGATCATTTGAAATTTTCGTTTCATTCTTGCGGGGTCCTATCAACTCCAGGGAATTCCGTTTTTACGGTAAGGCTTTAGACACAATTTGAGTCTATTTTTAGGATTTCCGGGGCGTGGATTGTCTGAGGTGAGGGCGAAATGCTTCTTTTTAATAAGGATTTTGATCCCAATAAGGAAAAGACTACGGCCTCCTAAGTTTTCGTAAAAGAGAAAAACGAGTTTTGAGCGACTCATTTCGATGCA comes from the Leptospira sp. WS92.C1 genome and includes:
- the corA gene encoding magnesium/cobalt transporter CorA, producing MKRILFTEFFPEGSQEKYVASPCQVLLEAGEKPPGLPELEWLCTKGLVWIDLDSTEGSDLDFLARECNFHPLAIEDCINKNQRPKLDEYGSYIFIVLHRFQYDGEKKILRSNEIHIFYNEKFVVTVHQKEEPLIEQLRARCMTQGNPLSRGTDQILYHLFDQTVDSNFPILDTMSEEIVKTETQILVNQDSQQTIAGILYLKRNLTRMRRVLSPQREIVNSLIRRETNFLSPKIQIYFRDVYDHLNRLYETIDMDRDLLGNTMDAYFSVISQRTNDVVKRLTLISLIFMPLTFLTGFFGMNFTAIPYDSLPFLFFTVLIACAIPPGMIYWFRKKHWFKN
- a CDS encoding helix-turn-helix domain-containing protein translates to MKSRNWTQEQLASAGGVKQATISRYLSRGVTPSFQFIFNLYKNEKVDPLVFFRDFNDSELTLENLESQNEKQRLTENITEFLRKLRRRPKVFDLTNELFELGENDLTVIEVMVKRLKDKK